A section of the Amycolatopsis sp. AA4 genome encodes:
- a CDS encoding transcriptional regulator produces the protein MSLHRRPSTEAEAAALASGIRLRIIRLTSFEAMTNKELAERLGRDPATTLHHVRRLVDTGFLVPQEPRRGARGAKEIPYLSTGLSWQLDNADADAVAVNQAMLEAYLAEMAEADLAEADTTRLVVQVGADEVAEFKRRLAGLLEEFKARPRDPASERTAVYVSVYPSR, from the coding sequence ATGTCGTTGCACCGACGTCCCTCCACCGAAGCCGAGGCGGCCGCGCTCGCGTCCGGAATACGGCTGCGCATCATCCGGTTGACCTCCTTCGAAGCTATGACGAACAAGGAGCTGGCGGAGCGGCTCGGCCGCGACCCGGCGACGACGCTGCACCACGTGCGGCGGCTGGTGGACACCGGATTTCTCGTCCCGCAGGAACCGCGCCGCGGCGCGCGCGGGGCGAAGGAGATCCCGTACCTGTCCACCGGGCTTTCCTGGCAGCTGGACAACGCGGACGCGGACGCGGTGGCGGTCAACCAGGCGATGCTCGAGGCTTACCTGGCCGAAATGGCCGAGGCGGACCTGGCGGAGGCGGACACGACCCGGCTCGTGGTCCAGGTGGGTGCCGACGAGGTCGCGGAGTTCAAGCGGCGGCTCGCCGGATTGCTCGAGGAATTCAAGGCCAGACCGCGTGATCCGGCCTCGGAGCGCACGGCCGTGTACGTCTCGGTTTATCCCAGCAGGTAA
- the hflX gene encoding GTPase HflX gives MTEQTHEDFYDDNDPYDPSVGEMELEDRASLRRVAGLSTELEDITEVEYRQLRLERVVLVGVWTEGTAQQSEASLAELARLAETAGSEVLEGLVQRRQKPDPATYVGSGKVRELRDVVVATGADTVICDGELSPGQLRQLEEKVKVKVIDRTALILDIFAQHARSKEGKAQVELAQLQYLVPRLRGWGSALSRQAGGRAGGANGGVGLRGPGETKLETDRRRISKRVAKLRREIAAMDTIRETKRGKRVANEVPSVAIVGYTNAGKSSLLNALTGAGVLVEDALFATLDPTTRRAQTADGRTFTLTDTVGFVRHLPHQLVDAFRSTLEEAADADLLLHVVDGSDAAPEDQVNAVREVLAEITRSRKEPLPPELLVINKADAADDVTLARLRHALPGSVQISARTGSGVADLAEVLAERLPRAELVIDVLVPYSRGELVSRAHAEGEVLEEEHVADGTRLKVRVRADLAAALRAFETNVSAL, from the coding sequence ATGACAGAACAGACACACGAAGACTTTTACGACGACAACGACCCCTACGACCCCTCGGTCGGGGAGATGGAGCTCGAGGACCGCGCGTCGCTGCGCCGGGTCGCGGGCCTCTCCACCGAGCTCGAGGACATCACCGAGGTCGAGTACCGGCAGCTTCGCCTGGAGCGCGTCGTGCTGGTCGGCGTGTGGACTGAAGGCACCGCCCAGCAGTCCGAGGCGTCGCTGGCCGAACTGGCGCGACTGGCCGAGACGGCGGGCTCGGAGGTGCTCGAAGGCCTCGTCCAGCGGCGGCAGAAGCCCGACCCGGCGACGTACGTCGGGTCCGGCAAGGTCCGCGAGCTGCGCGACGTGGTCGTGGCGACCGGAGCCGACACGGTGATCTGCGACGGCGAGCTTTCGCCCGGCCAGCTGCGCCAGCTGGAGGAGAAGGTCAAGGTCAAGGTGATCGACCGGACCGCCCTGATCCTCGACATCTTCGCCCAGCACGCCCGGTCCAAGGAGGGCAAGGCGCAGGTCGAGCTGGCCCAGCTGCAGTACCTCGTCCCGCGGCTGCGCGGGTGGGGTTCGGCGCTGTCCCGGCAGGCCGGCGGCCGCGCGGGCGGCGCGAACGGCGGCGTGGGCCTGCGCGGGCCTGGTGAAACGAAGCTGGAGACGGACCGGCGGCGGATCAGCAAGCGCGTGGCGAAGCTGCGCCGGGAGATCGCCGCGATGGACACCATCCGCGAGACCAAGCGCGGCAAGCGCGTGGCCAACGAGGTGCCGAGCGTGGCGATCGTCGGCTACACCAACGCCGGCAAGTCGAGCCTGCTCAACGCCCTGACCGGGGCCGGGGTGCTGGTGGAGGACGCGCTGTTCGCCACCCTCGACCCGACCACGCGCCGGGCGCAGACGGCCGACGGGCGCACGTTCACCCTCACCGACACCGTCGGGTTCGTGCGGCACCTGCCGCACCAGCTGGTGGACGCGTTCCGCTCGACGCTGGAGGAGGCGGCCGACGCCGACCTGCTCCTGCACGTGGTCGACGGTTCCGACGCGGCCCCGGAGGACCAGGTCAACGCGGTCCGCGAGGTGCTCGCCGAGATCACCCGCAGCCGCAAGGAGCCGCTCCCGCCGGAGCTGCTGGTGATCAACAAGGCCGACGCGGCCGACGACGTCACCCTGGCCCGGCTGCGGCACGCGCTGCCCGGTTCGGTGCAAATCTCCGCGCGCACCGGTTCGGGCGTGGCCGACCTGGCCGAGGTGCTGGCCGAGCGGCTGCCGCGGGCGGAACTGGTGATCGACGTGCTGGTCCCGTATTCGCGCGGCGAGCTCGTGTCCCGGGCGCACGCGGAGGGCGAGGTGCTGGAAGAGGAGCACGTCGCCGACGGCACGCGCCTGAAGGTACGGGTGCGGGCCGACCTGGCCGCGGCTCTGCGGGCGTTCGAGACCAACGTCTCGGCGCTCTGA
- the lexA gene encoding transcriptional repressor LexA, producing the protein MPEVYDVDETLTVRQQQVLDVIRTWVSRFGYPPSVREIGEAVGLTSTSSVSHQLRALQRKGYLRRDANRPRAVGVLASTDDNPMGIEMDQQPSVPKAAYVPLVGRIAAGGPVLAEQAVEDVFPLPREIVGEGELFLLSVTGDSMVDAAITDGDWVVVRQQPAAENGDIVAAMIDGEATVKTFKRKDGHVWLMPHNEAYEPIPGDDASILGKVVAVLRRL; encoded by the coding sequence ATGCCGGAGGTGTACGACGTGGACGAGACGCTGACCGTCCGCCAGCAGCAGGTGCTCGACGTCATCCGCACCTGGGTGAGCCGCTTCGGCTACCCGCCGAGCGTGCGCGAGATCGGCGAGGCGGTGGGGCTCACGTCCACGTCGTCGGTGTCGCATCAGCTGCGCGCGCTGCAGCGCAAGGGCTATCTGCGCCGCGACGCCAACCGCCCGCGCGCGGTGGGCGTGCTCGCGTCCACGGACGACAACCCGATGGGCATCGAGATGGACCAGCAGCCGTCCGTCCCGAAGGCGGCGTACGTGCCGCTGGTCGGCCGGATCGCAGCGGGCGGTCCGGTGCTCGCCGAACAGGCCGTCGAGGATGTTTTCCCGCTGCCGCGCGAAATCGTCGGCGAGGGCGAACTGTTCCTGCTGAGCGTCACCGGCGACTCGATGGTCGACGCCGCCATCACCGACGGCGACTGGGTCGTCGTCCGCCAGCAGCCCGCCGCGGAGAACGGGGACATCGTCGCCGCGATGATCGACGGCGAGGCCACGGTGAAAACGTTCAAGCGCAAGGACGGACACGTGTGGCTGATGCCGCACAACGAGGCGTACGAGCCCATCCCCGGTGACGACGCTTCGATCCTGGGCAAGGTGGTAGCGGTGCTGCGCCGACTCTGA
- a CDS encoding LysM peptidoglycan-binding domain-containing protein: MTGELSALRSAAAVRSVERAGFQTSVERAGFQTSAPSAVETEAPVRESRKPRSRTAVRHIPAAFPANPGRTARERRGEPLRPPSRERVLAGQRGGVACKSAARPSVRWPWLFAIAFVACLIVTGLGVFGSGVSSGPVPSRTASVSVQPGDSLGALAARFAPNADQSAVVERIKELNNLDDTALLPGMPLTVPVAWSGSGSGEGSGGETGAAGS, translated from the coding sequence ATGACAGGCGAGCTTTCCGCGCTGCGGTCCGCCGCCGCCGTTCGGTCCGTCGAGCGGGCTGGGTTCCAGACGTCGGTCGAGCGAGCCGGATTCCAGACCTCGGCCCCCTCGGCGGTCGAGACCGAAGCCCCGGTCCGCGAGTCCCGAAAACCTCGCAGCCGCACCGCCGTCCGGCACATTCCCGCCGCGTTCCCGGCCAATCCCGGCCGCACCGCGCGGGAGCGCCGCGGCGAGCCGTTGCGGCCGCCGTCTCGGGAGCGGGTCCTCGCCGGGCAGCGCGGCGGCGTCGCGTGCAAGTCCGCGGCCCGGCCGTCGGTGCGGTGGCCGTGGTTGTTCGCGATCGCTTTCGTCGCCTGCCTCATCGTCACCGGGCTCGGCGTGTTCGGTTCCGGAGTGTCCAGCGGTCCGGTGCCGTCGCGGACCGCGTCCGTTTCCGTGCAGCCCGGCGATTCGCTCGGGGCTCTCGCCGCCCGGTTCGCGCCGAACGCCGACCAGAGCGCGGTCGTCGAACGCATCAAGGAGCTCAACAACCTCGACGACACCGCCCTGCTGCCCGGCATGCCGCTCACCGTGCCGGTCGCCTGGTCCGGCTCGGGTTCAGGCGAAGGGTCGGGCGGGGAAACGGGCGCCGCCGGGTCATGA
- the nrdR gene encoding transcriptional regulator NrdR: MRCPFCRHADSRVVDSREVDEGQAIRRRRSCAECGRRFTTSETMVLAVVKRSGATEQFSRDKVVNGVRRACQGRPVDDDALQKLAQRVEESIRSAGLAEIPSHEVGLAILGPLRELDGVAYLRFASVYRSFSSVEDFEKEISDLRKAMAGTAEDQESERAGDD; this comes from the coding sequence ATGAGGTGCCCGTTCTGCCGGCATGCGGACTCTCGGGTCGTCGACTCCCGAGAGGTGGACGAGGGACAGGCGATCCGGCGGCGGCGTTCGTGCGCCGAGTGCGGACGGCGTTTCACCACGTCGGAGACGATGGTGCTGGCCGTGGTCAAACGGTCCGGTGCCACCGAGCAGTTCAGCCGGGACAAGGTGGTCAACGGCGTGCGGAGGGCCTGCCAGGGCCGTCCGGTCGACGACGACGCGCTGCAGAAGCTCGCGCAGCGCGTGGAGGAGTCGATCCGGTCCGCCGGGCTGGCCGAGATCCCCAGCCACGAGGTCGGCCTCGCCATCCTCGGCCCGCTGCGCGAACTGGACGGCGTCGCGTATCTCCGGTTCGCCAGCGTCTACCGCTCCTTCTCCTCGGTCGAGGACTTCGAGAAGGAGATCTCGGACCTGCGGAAAGCCATGGCGGGAACTGCGGAGGACCAGGAAAGCGAGCGCGCCGGGGACGACTGA
- a CDS encoding vitamin B12-dependent ribonucleotide reductase — translation MTETVGTGAAAGQNKKPNKGLTVRRVFTTEGTHPYDEVAWETRDVVMTNWRDGSVNFEQRGVEFPEFWSVNATNIVTSKYFRGAVGSPQRESSLKQLIDRVVRTYVKAAAEHDYFAGPSDLEIFEHELTWMLLHQVFSFNSPVWFNVGTSSKQQVSACFILAVDDTMESILNWYREEGLIFKGGSGAGLNLSRIRSSKELLTSGGTASGPVSFMRGADASAGTIKSGGATRRAAKMVVLDVDHPDIEEFIQTKAREEEKIKVLRDAGFDMDLSGSDISSVQYQNANNSVRVSDEFMHAVENGTDFGLRARLTGEVIDRTDAKKLFRSMAQAAWECADPGVQYDSTINDWHTCPESGRITASNPCSEYMHLDNSSCNLASLNLLKFVSDDGTFDAPLFAKAVEFVITAMDISICFADFPTEPIADTTRKFRQLGIGYANLGALLMALGHAYDSEGGRALAAAITSLMTGVSYRRSAELAGVVGPYEGYARNAEAHQRVMRKHAAANELVRTYHSNDAAVRALASEEWQKGIELGTRNGWRNAQASVLAPTGTIGFMMDCDTTGIEPDFSLVKFKKLVGGGSMQIVNQTVPRALKVLGYQAEQVEAIVEYVAQHGHVVDAPGLRPEHYEVFDCAVGDRSIAPMGHVRMMAAVQPFISGAISKTVNMPESATVEDVEEIYFQGWKLGLKALAIYRDNCKVGQPLSTAKKKEAVAEAEPEKVVEYRPVRRRLPKKRPSQTVSFTVGGAEGYLHAGSYPDDGLGEIFVKLGKQGSTLSGVMDAFSMSISVGLQHGIPLEFYVSKFSNLRFEPAGMTDDPDIRIATSVMDYLFRRLALDYLPYEKRAQLGIFTADERSAEVEANYGGQNLDLDALRGSVDASPARAEESTTDTPARDAHSTAELMELHLGKAADAPLCMTCGTKMRPAGSCYACEGCGATSGCS, via the coding sequence ATGACCGAAACCGTGGGAACCGGCGCCGCGGCCGGACAGAACAAGAAGCCGAACAAGGGCCTCACCGTCCGGCGGGTCTTCACCACCGAGGGGACCCACCCCTACGACGAGGTCGCGTGGGAGACCCGCGACGTCGTCATGACGAACTGGCGCGACGGCAGCGTCAACTTCGAGCAGCGCGGGGTCGAATTCCCCGAGTTCTGGTCGGTCAACGCGACCAACATCGTCACCAGCAAGTACTTCCGCGGCGCGGTCGGCAGCCCGCAGCGCGAGAGCAGCCTCAAGCAGCTGATCGACCGCGTGGTGCGCACCTACGTCAAGGCCGCCGCCGAGCACGACTACTTCGCCGGTCCGTCCGACCTCGAGATCTTCGAGCACGAGCTCACCTGGATGCTGCTGCACCAGGTCTTCAGCTTCAACTCGCCGGTGTGGTTCAACGTCGGCACGTCGTCGAAGCAGCAGGTGTCCGCCTGCTTCATCCTCGCCGTCGACGACACGATGGAGTCGATCCTCAACTGGTACCGCGAGGAAGGCCTGATCTTCAAGGGCGGTTCCGGCGCGGGCCTCAACCTGTCGCGCATCCGGTCCTCGAAGGAACTGCTCACCTCCGGCGGCACCGCGTCCGGCCCGGTCTCGTTCATGCGCGGCGCCGACGCGTCCGCGGGCACCATCAAGTCCGGCGGCGCCACCCGGCGCGCGGCGAAGATGGTCGTGCTCGACGTCGACCACCCGGACATCGAGGAGTTCATCCAGACCAAGGCGCGCGAAGAGGAGAAGATCAAGGTCCTCCGCGACGCCGGGTTCGACATGGACCTCTCCGGCTCCGACATTTCCTCGGTGCAGTACCAGAACGCGAACAACTCGGTCCGCGTGTCCGACGAGTTCATGCACGCCGTCGAGAACGGCACGGACTTCGGCCTGCGCGCCCGGCTCACCGGCGAGGTCATCGACCGCACCGACGCGAAGAAGCTGTTCCGCAGCATGGCGCAGGCGGCGTGGGAATGCGCCGACCCGGGCGTCCAGTACGACAGCACGATCAACGACTGGCACACCTGCCCCGAATCGGGCCGGATCACCGCGTCGAACCCGTGCAGCGAGTACATGCACCTCGACAACTCAAGCTGCAACCTCGCGTCGCTCAACCTGCTGAAGTTCGTCTCGGACGACGGCACGTTCGACGCGCCGCTGTTCGCGAAGGCCGTCGAGTTCGTCATCACCGCGATGGACATCTCGATCTGCTTCGCCGACTTCCCGACCGAGCCGATCGCCGACACCACGCGCAAGTTCCGCCAGCTCGGCATCGGCTACGCCAACCTCGGCGCGCTGCTGATGGCGCTGGGCCACGCGTACGACTCCGAGGGCGGCCGCGCGCTCGCCGCCGCGATCACGTCCCTGATGACCGGCGTGTCCTACCGGCGTTCGGCCGAGCTGGCCGGCGTCGTCGGACCGTACGAGGGCTACGCCCGCAACGCCGAGGCGCACCAGCGCGTCATGCGCAAGCACGCCGCGGCCAACGAACTCGTCCGCACCTACCACAGCAACGACGCCGCGGTCCGCGCGCTCGCGTCGGAGGAGTGGCAGAAGGGCATCGAACTGGGCACGCGCAACGGCTGGCGCAACGCGCAGGCCTCGGTGCTCGCGCCCACCGGCACCATCGGCTTCATGATGGACTGCGACACCACGGGCATCGAGCCGGACTTCTCGCTGGTGAAGTTCAAGAAGCTCGTCGGCGGCGGGTCGATGCAGATCGTGAACCAGACCGTGCCGCGCGCGCTGAAGGTGCTGGGCTACCAGGCCGAGCAGGTCGAGGCGATCGTCGAGTACGTCGCGCAGCACGGCCACGTGGTCGACGCGCCGGGCCTGCGCCCCGAGCACTACGAGGTGTTCGACTGCGCGGTCGGCGACCGGTCCATCGCGCCGATGGGCCACGTGCGGATGATGGCCGCGGTCCAGCCGTTCATTTCGGGCGCGATCTCGAAGACGGTCAACATGCCGGAGTCGGCGACCGTCGAGGACGTCGAGGAGATTTACTTCCAAGGCTGGAAACTCGGCCTCAAGGCGCTCGCGATCTACCGCGACAACTGCAAGGTCGGCCAGCCGCTGTCCACGGCGAAGAAGAAGGAAGCCGTCGCGGAGGCCGAGCCGGAGAAGGTCGTCGAATACCGTCCGGTGCGCCGCCGCCTGCCGAAGAAGCGCCCGAGCCAGACGGTGTCGTTCACCGTCGGCGGCGCCGAGGGCTACCTGCACGCGGGCTCGTACCCGGACGACGGCCTCGGCGAGATCTTCGTGAAGCTCGGCAAGCAGGGCTCCACGCTGTCCGGCGTGATGGACGCGTTCTCGATGTCCATCTCGGTTGGTCTGCAGCACGGCATCCCGCTCGAGTTCTACGTTTCGAAGTTCTCGAACCTGCGCTTCGAGCCGGCGGGCATGACCGACGACCCGGACATCCGGATCGCGACGAGCGTCATGGACTACCTGTTCCGCCGCTTGGCGCTTGATTACCTGCCGTACGAGAAGCGGGCCCAGCTGGGCATTTTCACCGCGGACGAGCGCTCGGCCGAGGTCGAGGCGAACTACGGCGGCCAGAACCTCGACCTCGACGCGTTGCGCGGCAGCGTGGACGCTTCGCCCGCCCGCGCCGAAGAGTCCACAACGGACACTCCGGCGCGCGACGCGCACAGCACGGCCGAACTGATGGAACTCCACCTCGGCAAGGCCGCGGACGCCCCGCTCTGCATGACCTGCGGAACGAAGATGCGGCCCGCGGGATCGTGCTACGCCTGCGAGGGCTGCGGGGCTACTTCCGGCTGCAGCTGA
- a CDS encoding TetR/AcrR family transcriptional regulator, whose product MVSEQRRTEGTPTRRRGVALENALIDAAWEVLVEQGYHGFTYEAVAARAGTSKPVLYRRWPRREDLLVATLARHWRPLDLPDTGTLREDALALLRAVNAERARTVVLLHLQLADYFRETGTSFSDLRGRLRLADQPPPFVTLVARAVERGELTAEPRPERVVNLPFDLVRHDMLMAMGGVPDASIVEIVDKVWLPLLGLRRGDT is encoded by the coding sequence GTGGTGAGCGAGCAACGGCGCACGGAGGGCACTCCGACCCGACGCAGGGGTGTCGCCTTGGAAAACGCGCTCATCGACGCTGCCTGGGAGGTGCTGGTCGAGCAGGGCTATCACGGTTTCACCTACGAGGCCGTCGCGGCGCGCGCCGGGACCAGCAAGCCGGTGCTCTACCGGCGCTGGCCGCGGCGCGAGGACCTCCTCGTCGCCACACTCGCCCGGCACTGGCGTCCGCTCGACCTCCCCGACACCGGCACCCTGCGCGAGGACGCCCTCGCCCTCCTGCGCGCGGTCAACGCCGAGCGGGCCCGCACGGTGGTCCTCCTGCACCTTCAGCTGGCGGACTACTTCCGCGAGACCGGCACCAGTTTCAGCGACCTGCGCGGCCGTCTTCGCCTCGCGGACCAGCCTCCGCCCTTCGTGACGCTCGTCGCCCGTGCCGTCGAGCGCGGCGAACTGACGGCGGAGCCCCGGCCCGAACGCGTGGTGAACCTGCCCTTCGACCTGGTGCGCCACGACATGCTGATGGCCATGGGCGGGGTGCCGGACGCGTCGATCGTCGAGATCGTGGACAAGGTGTGGCTGCCGCTGCTCGGCCTGCGTCGCGGCGACACGTAA
- a CDS encoding zinc-binding alcohol dehydrogenase family protein — translation MSMINAALVESFDEPPHYRSVPAPEAASGQEVVDVLAVGVHPATRGIAAGKHYTSPKTLPALAGADAVVRRADGSLGYVMTMGAGSLAERIVVDPAALIPVPEGADPAVLAATMNPALSSWTALRTRVPFEAGQSVLVHGATGNAGSTAVKVAKHLGAGRVIAAGRDRARLDELAADGADAVVQLVPNEDATAAAFAEAAAEVDVVLDYVWGPPTELAMRAVLGARTQHTRLLDWVQIGGMGGDSITLSGHEMRSNAFRVLGSGFGAVEPEVMQREFTELVAAIAAGGMAVRPRPFPLDQVEAAWANQDAPGERTVILL, via the coding sequence ATGTCCATGATCAACGCCGCGCTCGTGGAGTCCTTCGACGAACCTCCGCACTACCGCTCCGTCCCCGCTCCCGAGGCTGCCTCCGGCCAGGAGGTGGTGGACGTCCTCGCCGTCGGCGTGCACCCGGCCACTCGCGGCATCGCCGCCGGCAAGCACTACACGAGCCCCAAGACCCTGCCCGCGCTGGCGGGTGCGGACGCGGTCGTCCGCCGGGCGGACGGCAGCCTCGGCTACGTCATGACCATGGGCGCCGGCAGCCTGGCCGAGCGCATCGTGGTCGATCCGGCCGCGCTCATCCCGGTCCCGGAAGGTGCCGATCCCGCGGTCCTGGCAGCCACCATGAACCCCGCCTTGTCGTCGTGGACCGCGCTGCGCACCCGCGTGCCGTTCGAGGCCGGGCAGTCGGTTCTGGTGCACGGCGCGACCGGCAACGCGGGTTCGACGGCCGTCAAGGTCGCCAAACACCTCGGCGCGGGACGGGTGATCGCCGCCGGACGCGACCGCGCCCGCCTCGACGAGTTGGCGGCAGACGGCGCGGACGCGGTTGTCCAGCTCGTTCCCAACGAGGACGCCACCGCGGCCGCGTTCGCCGAGGCCGCCGCGGAGGTCGACGTGGTCCTGGACTACGTGTGGGGGCCGCCGACCGAACTCGCCATGCGCGCCGTCCTCGGAGCGCGTACTCAGCACACTCGCTTGCTCGACTGGGTGCAGATCGGCGGCATGGGCGGCGACTCGATCACGTTGTCCGGGCACGAGATGCGCTCCAACGCGTTCCGGGTCCTCGGCAGTGGTTTCGGCGCAGTGGAACCGGAGGTCATGCAGCGGGAGTTCACCGAGCTGGTCGCCGCGATCGCCGCGGGCGGCATGGCCGTGCGTCCGCGTCCGTTCCCGCTCGACCAGGTCGAGGCGGCGTGGGCGAACCAGGACGCACCCGGCGAGCGCACCGTCATTCTCTTGTGA
- a CDS encoding tautomerase family protein has protein sequence MPLVRIDVLSEPNADRLPAIGEAVHQAMTETIDVPVDDRFQIMNSHAPGRLRYDPSYFGVQRDDDIVYIAITMRAGRTDEQKTALYRRATELIAESTGIEPRNVFFSLTENHEVDWSFGDGVAQMLR, from the coding sequence ATGCCGCTCGTCCGCATCGACGTGCTGTCCGAACCCAACGCCGACCGCCTGCCCGCCATCGGCGAAGCCGTGCACCAGGCCATGACCGAAACCATCGACGTCCCGGTCGACGACCGGTTCCAGATCATGAACAGCCACGCGCCCGGCCGCTTGCGGTACGACCCGAGCTATTTCGGCGTCCAGCGCGACGACGACATCGTGTACATCGCCATCACGATGCGCGCCGGCCGCACCGACGAGCAGAAAACGGCGCTGTACCGGCGAGCGACCGAACTCATCGCCGAGTCGACCGGGATCGAACCGCGGAACGTCTTCTTCAGCTTGACCGAAAACCACGAGGTGGACTGGTCGTTCGGCGACGGCGTCGCGCAGATGCTGCGCTGA
- a CDS encoding DUF4865 family protein: MQYEIDLPAGYDIEHRVATRGHRTDEFPGLGLKAYLVRDNQYAPFYLWADTAGMSRFLWGGGGFEGIVQDFGRPPVRHWTGARCLAGPARASTPKFATKRVGQFPEDFDRELEQLARNPAVHTTALVIDPRSWESVRFTLWTAAPTEDADVQYRVLHLSRPNIDQLS; encoded by the coding sequence ATGCAGTACGAGATCGACCTGCCCGCCGGATACGACATCGAACACCGGGTCGCGACCCGGGGCCACCGCACCGACGAGTTCCCCGGACTGGGGCTCAAGGCATATCTGGTGCGCGACAACCAGTACGCCCCGTTCTATCTCTGGGCCGACACCGCCGGAATGAGCCGATTCCTTTGGGGCGGCGGCGGATTCGAAGGAATAGTCCAGGATTTCGGCCGACCGCCCGTGCGGCATTGGACCGGTGCGCGCTGCCTGGCCGGTCCCGCACGAGCGAGCACGCCGAAGTTCGCGACCAAACGCGTAGGGCAGTTTCCGGAAGACTTCGACCGCGAACTCGAGCAACTGGCCCGAAACCCGGCTGTGCACACCACCGCGCTGGTCATCGACCCGCGGAGCTGGGAATCCGTGCGCTTCACCCTCTGGACCGCCGCCCCGACCGAGGACGCCGACGTCCAGTACCGCGTGCTTCACCTGTCCCGTCCGAACATCGACCAGTTGAGCTGA
- a CDS encoding TetR/AcrR family transcriptional regulator, with product MSTRDQLVASTQDLLWERGYVGTSPKAIQQRAGAGQGSMYHHFAGKADLALAAIRQNAADLRASAEAAFVQGTTAVERVSAYLLRERDVLRGCPVGRLALDPEIVANPELRAPLEETFDWLRGRLAEVLAEGIANGELPADLEPATTATTLVAVLQGGYVLARSSGTAEPFDQAIRGALALLERR from the coding sequence ATGTCCACGAGAGACCAGCTCGTCGCGAGCACTCAGGACCTGCTGTGGGAGCGGGGGTACGTCGGCACCAGCCCAAAGGCGATCCAGCAGCGCGCCGGGGCCGGGCAGGGCAGCATGTACCACCACTTCGCCGGGAAGGCCGACCTGGCGCTCGCCGCGATCCGGCAGAACGCCGCCGATCTGCGCGCCTCCGCCGAAGCCGCATTCGTCCAGGGCACAACGGCAGTCGAGCGTGTTTCCGCCTACCTGCTGCGCGAGCGGGACGTCCTGCGCGGCTGCCCGGTCGGACGGTTGGCGTTGGATCCCGAGATCGTCGCGAACCCGGAATTGCGCGCGCCACTGGAGGAAACGTTCGACTGGCTGCGCGGCCGTCTCGCCGAAGTGCTCGCCGAGGGCATCGCGAACGGCGAACTCCCGGCCGACCTCGAACCCGCGACGACCGCGACCACGCTCGTCGCGGTGCTGCAGGGTGGATACGTCCTCGCCCGGTCGTCCGGGACGGCCGAGCCGTTCGACCAGGCGATCCGCGGCGCACTCGCGCTTCTCGAACGGCGGTGA
- a CDS encoding trypsin-like serine protease, producing the protein MIKSAGRRVVAVTLACAALFSTGTAEAIVKGGDSTQRYPFMTSIPERVNQTGDRGVCGGSLIDPQWVVTAGHCVDSALVTPDGTVRIGSEHRNSGGTVRRIAQVVTHPGYALQSESVPFNRNDVALLKLDRPVAEKPIRLASRPGEPGTPTRLLGFGTTVDTYDFTKARFPERLQELDVRRGAESECGPGYAGRTRLCTVSPRREAMACIGDSGGPQIRRGPGWQWELIGVTSGPGAARAACAGGPGLYSSVPAYADWIRATIRSNRGGN; encoded by the coding sequence GTGATCAAGTCTGCTGGCCGCCGGGTGGTCGCCGTGACGTTGGCGTGCGCCGCCCTGTTCTCGACCGGCACTGCCGAAGCGATCGTGAAGGGCGGCGATTCGACGCAGCGCTACCCGTTCATGACCTCCATTCCGGAGCGGGTCAACCAGACCGGCGACCGCGGGGTGTGCGGCGGCTCGCTGATCGACCCGCAGTGGGTGGTGACGGCGGGGCACTGCGTGGACTCGGCTCTCGTGACGCCGGACGGGACCGTCCGGATCGGCAGCGAGCACCGGAATTCCGGCGGAACCGTGCGGCGGATCGCGCAGGTGGTCACGCATCCGGGCTACGCGCTGCAGAGCGAGAGCGTTCCCTTCAACCGCAACGACGTCGCGTTGCTCAAACTGGACCGTCCGGTCGCCGAGAAGCCGATCCGGCTGGCTTCCCGCCCGGGCGAGCCGGGCACGCCGACGCGCTTGCTGGGGTTCGGCACGACGGTCGACACGTACGACTTCACGAAGGCGCGGTTCCCGGAACGATTGCAGGAGCTGGACGTGCGGCGCGGTGCGGAATCCGAATGCGGCCCGGGATATGCGGGCCGGACGCGGTTGTGCACGGTGAGCCCTCGGCGCGAAGCGATGGCGTGCATCGGCGATTCCGGCGGACCGCAGATCCGGCGTGGACCCGGCTGGCAGTGGGAGCTGATCGGGGTCACGTCGGGACCCGGCGCCGCACGGGCGGCGTGTGCGGGCGGGCCGGGGCTGTACAGCAGCGTGCCCGCGTACGCCGACTGGATCCGGGCGACGATCCGGTCGAACCGGGGAGGAAACTAG